The following proteins are encoded in a genomic region of Rhodoferax aquaticus:
- the ruvB gene encoding Holliday junction branch migration DNA helicase RuvB: MSIQTDDFSAVPPKRVLSAAPVSPNEEAIERALRPKLLDEYVGQAKVREQLEIFIGAAKMRSEALDHVLLFGPPGLGKTTLSHIIAHELGVNLRQTSGPVLEKPKDLAALLTNLEKNDVLFIDEIHRLSPVVEEILYPALEDYKIDIMIGEGPAARSIKLDLQPFTLVGATTRAGMLTNPLRDRFGIVARLEFYTSEELASIVKRSAGLLKVPMVEEGGFEIARRSRGTPRIANRLLRRVRDYADVKGSGTITLDIANRALAMLDVDPQGFDLMDRKLLEAVIHRFDGGPVGLDNIAASIGEERETIEDVIEPYLIQQGYLQRTPRGRIATLAAYRHLGVAPPSNPTPDLLGM, from the coding sequence GTGAGCATCCAGACCGACGACTTTTCTGCAGTCCCACCCAAACGGGTACTTTCTGCTGCGCCCGTTTCCCCGAACGAGGAAGCCATTGAGCGTGCCTTGCGCCCCAAGCTGCTGGACGAGTATGTGGGCCAGGCCAAAGTGCGGGAGCAACTGGAGATTTTCATTGGTGCGGCCAAAATGCGCAGCGAGGCGCTGGACCATGTGCTGCTCTTTGGCCCACCGGGCTTGGGCAAGACCACGCTGAGCCACATCATTGCGCATGAGCTGGGCGTAAACCTGCGCCAAACCAGTGGCCCGGTGCTCGAAAAGCCCAAAGACTTGGCCGCGCTGCTGACCAATTTGGAAAAGAACGACGTCCTGTTCATCGACGAGATTCATCGCCTAAGTCCTGTGGTCGAAGAGATTTTGTACCCCGCGCTGGAGGACTACAAAATTGACATCATGATTGGCGAAGGCCCGGCGGCGAGATCCATCAAACTCGACTTGCAGCCGTTCACTTTGGTGGGAGCGACCACCCGTGCGGGCATGTTGACCAATCCGCTACGCGACCGCTTTGGCATCGTGGCGCGCTTGGAGTTTTATACGTCCGAAGAGTTGGCCAGCATTGTCAAGCGCAGTGCCGGATTGCTCAAAGTGCCTATGGTGGAAGAAGGCGGATTTGAGATCGCCCGGCGTTCGCGCGGCACACCACGCATTGCCAACCGCTTGCTGCGCCGCGTGCGTGACTATGCGGATGTGAAGGGCAGCGGCACCATTACGCTCGATATCGCGAACCGGGCGCTGGCTATGCTGGACGTAGATCCGCAAGGCTTCGACTTGATGGACCGCAAGCTGCTAGAGGCGGTGATTCACCGCTTCGATGGCGGCCCCGTGGGGCTGGACAATATTGCCGCCAGCATCGGCGAAGAGCGCGAAACCATCGAGGATGTGATTGAGCCCTACCTGATTCAGCAGGGCTACTTGCAGCGCACCCCCCGTGGCCGCATTGCCACCTTGGCAGCCTACCGCCATTTGGGTGTGGCGCCGCCTAGCAATCCCACGCCGGATTTATTGGGCATGTAA
- the ruvA gene encoding Holliday junction branch migration protein RuvA produces the protein MIGKLTGLLSDKNPPQVIVDCGGVGYEVQVPMSTFYNLPAEGQKVTLLTHFVVREDAQILYGFASAQEREAFRELIKISGVGPRTALSVLSGMGVAELSQAITLQEAGRLIKVPGIGKKTAERLLLELKGKLGADIGLPMGAANDAQSDILQALLALGYSDKEAAAALKLLPAEVGVSEGIKLALRALAK, from the coding sequence ATGATTGGCAAACTCACCGGACTCTTAAGCGACAAAAACCCGCCCCAAGTGATTGTGGATTGCGGTGGCGTGGGTTACGAGGTGCAAGTACCCATGAGCACTTTTTACAACCTGCCCGCCGAGGGGCAAAAAGTTACTTTGCTCACCCACTTTGTGGTGCGTGAGGATGCGCAAATTTTGTACGGCTTTGCCTCCGCCCAAGAGCGCGAGGCGTTTCGCGAACTGATCAAAATCTCTGGCGTGGGCCCGCGCACCGCGCTGTCTGTGCTCTCAGGCATGGGGGTGGCTGAGTTGTCGCAGGCTATTACCCTGCAAGAGGCCGGGCGCTTGATCAAAGTGCCAGGCATTGGCAAGAAAACGGCCGAGCGATTGCTCTTGGAGCTCAAAGGCAAGCTGGGTGCCGACATTGGGTTACCAATGGGCGCGGCCAACGACGCGCAGTCTGACATCTTGCAAGCGCTGCTGGCGCTAGGTTATAGCGACAAAGAGGCTGCGGCAGCTCTCAAATTGCTACCCGCAGAAGTGGGTGTGAGTGAAGGTATCAAACTCGCTTTGCGGGCTTTGGCCAAGTAA
- the ybeY gene encoding rRNA maturation RNase YbeY, with protein MLPELTLSLQFGKIANPELHRAALARHKVKRWIRNALEVDGEITVRIVDAEEGQTLNRDYRQKDYATNVLTFDYTQEPVVTADLVLCAPVIAQEAKEQKKTLEAHYAHMIVHGTLHAQGWDHELDEDAEVMELRESDIMARLGFNNPY; from the coding sequence ATGCTGCCTGAACTCACCCTCTCTCTGCAATTTGGCAAGATCGCCAACCCCGAACTCCACCGCGCCGCACTGGCACGCCACAAAGTCAAGCGCTGGATTCGCAACGCGCTGGAAGTTGACGGCGAAATCACCGTGCGCATCGTAGACGCGGAAGAAGGTCAAACCTTGAACCGCGACTACCGCCAAAAAGACTACGCCACCAATGTGCTGACCTTTGACTACACCCAAGAACCCGTAGTCACCGCCGACCTGGTGTTGTGCGCGCCCGTCATCGCCCAAGAAGCCAAAGAGCAAAAGAAAACCCTAGAAGCCCACTACGCGCACATGATCGTGCACGGCACCCTGCACGCCCAAGGCTGGGACCATGAGCTCGACGAAGACGCCGAAGTGATGGAACTGCGCGAGTCCGACATCATGGCCCGGCTCGGGTTTAACAACCCCTACTGA
- a CDS encoding sensor histidine kinase, protein MFAHLQRLRLWLLAWAALSLLSGMYIARGELTRQQDVFDTNARIVHRLLSQQVVQHDAILATLALLHGGNAADRPEQRLPALYGQIAAAAHRGANETWPSPELANAEAESLRLKRAVLADVDLQKGTYQLVLAAQPDSYALTIALRNMVPWAEWPMKPDTSPVQVRLDLGAKTYTVQAGRPFAMGDAGWTFEARKVLAAESQPFEVVSRLHVPWSALPWTYMLISAGTIALALLRGRMLVQQRTQQRREEERQRVGQRTRLNTLGELAAGMAHEINQPLTAILANTQAASRLLDDAEPDLTAARSAMQMAVQQARRASDVVGRLRRTVERPGSAAAVQSVDLHAACQHALYLLEPELQRSRCTPTLTVDGTPFEVQADPVALEQIIHNLLTNALQAMEQVPLQQRALQLVLSHTATHGVLRVQDTGPGIPPDALGKVFEPFFSTREGGLGLGLSLCESLAQGMGAHLSAANLPNQGAEFTLQMPLATPAP, encoded by the coding sequence ATGTTTGCACACCTCCAACGCCTTCGATTGTGGCTGCTGGCCTGGGCCGCGCTGTCGCTGTTGAGCGGTATGTATATCGCGCGCGGCGAGCTGACGCGTCAGCAGGACGTGTTCGACACCAACGCCCGCATCGTGCACCGCTTGCTCAGCCAGCAGGTGGTGCAACACGATGCCATTCTGGCCACGCTGGCGCTGCTGCACGGCGGCAATGCGGCTGATCGTCCTGAGCAACGCCTGCCCGCGCTGTATGGCCAGATTGCGGCTGCCGCCCACCGGGGCGCAAATGAAACCTGGCCCTCGCCCGAACTCGCCAACGCGGAAGCTGAGTCCCTGCGCCTCAAGCGCGCAGTACTGGCCGATGTGGACCTGCAAAAAGGCACTTACCAGTTGGTGCTGGCCGCGCAGCCAGACAGCTATGCCCTGACCATTGCCCTGCGCAACATGGTGCCGTGGGCGGAATGGCCCATGAAGCCGGACACCAGCCCGGTGCAAGTGCGCCTCGATCTGGGCGCCAAGACCTACACCGTGCAAGCCGGTCGCCCGTTTGCCATGGGGGATGCGGGCTGGACCTTTGAAGCGCGCAAAGTGCTGGCGGCGGAGAGCCAGCCTTTTGAAGTGGTGTCCCGCCTGCATGTGCCGTGGTCCGCGTTGCCATGGACGTACATGCTGATCAGCGCCGGCACCATTGCACTCGCCTTGCTCCGAGGCCGGATGCTGGTACAGCAACGCACCCAGCAACGCCGCGAAGAAGAACGCCAACGCGTGGGCCAGCGCACACGGCTCAACACCTTGGGCGAACTGGCCGCCGGCATGGCCCACGAAATCAACCAGCCACTCACCGCCATTCTGGCCAACACCCAGGCCGCCAGCCGTCTGCTGGATGATGCCGAGCCTGACCTGACCGCCGCCCGCAGCGCCATGCAGATGGCGGTGCAGCAAGCGCGCAGGGCATCTGATGTGGTGGGGCGCCTGCGCCGCACGGTGGAGCGTCCGGGCAGCGCCGCAGCGGTGCAAAGCGTGGACCTGCACGCGGCCTGCCAACACGCGCTTTACCTGCTGGAGCCCGAGCTGCAGCGCAGCCGTTGCACACCCACCTTGACCGTGGACGGCACTCCCTTTGAAGTGCAGGCCGACCCGGTGGCGCTGGAGCAAATCATCCATAACCTGCTGACCAACGCGCTCCAAGCCATGGAGCAGGTACCGCTGCAGCAGCGTGCCCTGCAACTGGTGCTCAGCCACACCGCCACCCACGGTGTGCTGAGAGTGCAGGACACCGGGCCCGGCATCCCGCCAGACGCACTGGGCAAGGTGTTTGAGCCCTTCTTTTCCACACGCGAAGGCGGCCTCGGTCTGGGCTTAAGCCTGTGCGAATCTTTGGCGCAGGGCATGGGCGCGCATTTGAGCGCTGCCAATCTGCCCAACCAAGGCGCTGAGTTCACCCTGCAGATGCCTCTCGCAACGCCCGCCCCATGA
- a CDS encoding VOC family protein: MAKSNAVGWFDIYVNDMNRAVSFYESVLKQKLEPIGDPTGETQMMSFPTDMSVYGAGGALVKSNYARPGVGGTLVYLSVEDCAVEESRVTSAGGKVIRPKFSIGEFGWVTLLEDTEGNMVGLSSMK; this comes from the coding sequence ATGGCAAAGTCGAATGCAGTGGGCTGGTTTGATATCTATGTCAACGACATGAATCGTGCTGTCAGCTTTTATGAGAGCGTGTTGAAGCAAAAGTTGGAACCCATTGGGGACCCGACTGGGGAAACGCAGATGATGAGCTTTCCTACAGATATGTCCGTCTATGGGGCCGGCGGCGCATTGGTCAAGTCCAACTATGCGCGGCCGGGAGTGGGGGGCACATTGGTGTACTTGAGCGTTGAGGACTGTGCAGTGGAAGAGTCACGCGTCACCAGTGCAGGCGGCAAGGTGATCCGCCCCAAGTTTTCCATTGGCGAATTCGGTTGGGTTACCTTGCTTGAAGACACAGAGGGCAATATGGTGGGCCTGAGTTCTATGAAATAG
- the dtd gene encoding D-aminoacyl-tRNA deacylase: MMALVQRVRRAQVVVDGATVGKIEQGLLVLVCAEQGDTEAQGDKLLAKLLKLRIFSDAEGKMNRSVQDLDGAGQHGGLLIVSQFTLAADTSGGNRPSFKAAAAPDEGRRLYDYFVAQARTVHPIVQTGIFAADMQVELVNDGPVTIPMRVAPVV, translated from the coding sequence ATGATGGCTTTGGTACAGCGCGTTCGCCGCGCGCAGGTGGTGGTGGACGGCGCTACGGTCGGCAAGATTGAGCAGGGCCTGCTGGTGCTGGTGTGCGCCGAGCAGGGTGACACCGAGGCGCAGGGCGACAAGCTGCTGGCCAAGTTGCTCAAGCTGCGCATCTTTAGTGATGCTGAAGGCAAGATGAACCGCAGCGTGCAAGACCTAGACGGTGCGGGCCAGCACGGCGGCCTGCTCATTGTGAGCCAATTCACCCTGGCCGCTGACACCTCGGGCGGCAACCGGCCCAGCTTCAAGGCGGCTGCTGCGCCCGATGAGGGTCGGCGTTTGTACGACTACTTTGTGGCCCAAGCCCGCACAGTGCACCCCATCGTGCAGACCGGCATATTTGCGGCGGACATGCAGGTGGAGCTGGTCAATGACGGGCCGGTGACGATCCCTATGCGGGTGGCACCTGTTGTTTAG
- a CDS encoding carbonic anhydrase → MTLRTAPSALPQLRLALCLTALGLGLGVALPTPVWANEPAAAHSAPTTKPKKIEEPVEPPVATAKEMGDKVREALGTGNVPSKKLTLVINGKPVATAAAEGAQGATPAITAQSRQAMLARAAAAKAAPAPAGHGGEVHWAYEGENGPQAWGNLKPEFNLCAIGKRQSPISIEDGATLVGPAEPVLFNYMPSDGTVVNNGHTIQVNIQGDNSITVRGSTYKLLQFHFHTPSEEQVNQKRFPMVAHLVHRNDSGQLAVVAVLLEVGTANPLIDKVWTYMPLDAGDQVRMPREMLNMNELLPADQRYYQFMGSLTTPPCSEGVLWMVIKQPMKISRVQYKLFSQLYPNNARPVQPVNGRPVRDGQ, encoded by the coding sequence ATGACGCTACGCACCGCCCCCAGCGCCTTACCGCAGCTGCGGCTGGCTTTGTGCCTGACAGCCTTGGGCCTGGGTTTGGGGGTTGCCCTTCCCACGCCGGTCTGGGCCAATGAACCGGCCGCCGCCCACAGTGCGCCCACTACCAAGCCCAAAAAAATTGAAGAGCCTGTGGAGCCCCCCGTCGCCACTGCCAAGGAAATGGGTGACAAAGTGCGCGAGGCCTTGGGCACCGGCAATGTGCCCAGCAAAAAACTCACCTTGGTGATTAACGGCAAGCCAGTGGCTACCGCTGCAGCAGAAGGTGCGCAAGGCGCAACACCTGCCATTACGGCCCAAAGCCGTCAGGCCATGCTGGCACGCGCAGCCGCAGCCAAGGCCGCACCAGCCCCTGCCGGCCATGGCGGTGAAGTGCATTGGGCCTACGAGGGCGAAAACGGTCCCCAAGCGTGGGGCAACCTCAAACCAGAATTCAACCTGTGCGCTATTGGAAAACGCCAGTCCCCCATCAGCATTGAAGATGGCGCGACCTTGGTGGGGCCCGCCGAGCCCGTGCTGTTCAACTACATGCCCAGCGACGGCACGGTGGTGAATAACGGACACACCATACAGGTCAACATCCAAGGTGACAACAGCATCACGGTGCGGGGCTCCACCTACAAGTTGCTGCAGTTCCACTTCCACACGCCGTCCGAAGAACAAGTCAACCAAAAACGCTTTCCCATGGTGGCGCACTTGGTGCACAGAAATGACAGCGGTCAGCTGGCTGTGGTGGCGGTTTTGCTAGAAGTGGGGACGGCCAACCCCTTGATTGACAAGGTATGGACCTATATGCCCCTAGACGCCGGGGACCAAGTCCGTATGCCCCGTGAAATGCTCAATATGAACGAGCTATTGCCGGCTGACCAGCGCTACTACCAGTTCATGGGCTCGCTCACCACACCACCTTGCAGCGAAGGGGTGCTGTGGATGGTGATCAAACAACCGATGAAGATCAGCCGTGTCCAATACAAGCTGTTTAGCCAGTTGTATCCCAACAATGCACGCCCGGTGCAGCCCGTCAATGGCCGCCCAGTGCGCGACGGTCAGTGA
- a CDS encoding PhoH family protein codes for MILRHTFTPLNNTRLSHLCGPTDANLRTIELALEVHIAHRHEQFKVEGPKARAQRALEMLQALYEIAARPIPAATVQLMLAGDGTPTDTNGPTLATRRADLKPRSSNQALYLDNIAEFDITFGIGPAGTGKTYLAVAAAVDALQRSSVQRIVLTRPAVEAGERLGFLPGDLNQKVDPYLRPLYDALYDLMGYEQVHKAFERQQLEIAPLAFMRGRTLNNAFVILDEAQNTTPEQMKMFLTRVGFGTKTVITGDVSQIDLPKAQLSGLVEAERILKRTPGIAITRLTSLDIVRHPLVARIVDAYDAARLNDLPTLAIPEPEPELPRVGLPKTRAPKRA; via the coding sequence GTGATTCTCAGACACACCTTTACGCCGCTGAACAACACACGGCTCTCACACCTGTGCGGCCCGACCGACGCCAATTTGCGCACCATTGAGCTGGCGCTGGAGGTGCACATTGCCCACCGCCATGAGCAGTTCAAGGTAGAAGGCCCTAAAGCCCGCGCCCAGCGCGCCCTGGAAATGCTGCAAGCCCTGTATGAGATTGCAGCCCGGCCGATTCCCGCCGCCACGGTGCAACTCATGTTGGCCGGCGACGGTACCCCCACAGACACCAACGGCCCCACACTCGCCACCCGCCGCGCCGACCTCAAGCCCCGCAGCAGCAACCAAGCGCTGTACCTAGACAACATTGCCGAGTTCGACATCACCTTTGGCATTGGCCCCGCAGGCACTGGCAAGACCTATTTGGCTGTGGCTGCCGCGGTCGATGCCTTACAGCGCAGCTCTGTGCAGCGGATCGTGCTCACCCGCCCTGCGGTAGAAGCGGGCGAACGCTTGGGCTTTTTGCCCGGCGACTTGAACCAAAAGGTGGACCCCTACCTGCGCCCCCTGTACGACGCGCTGTACGACCTCATGGGCTACGAGCAAGTGCACAAGGCATTTGAGCGCCAGCAGTTAGAAATTGCGCCGCTGGCCTTTATGCGCGGGCGCACGCTGAACAACGCATTTGTGATTTTGGACGAGGCGCAAAACACCACGCCCGAGCAAATGAAGATGTTTTTGACCCGCGTGGGCTTTGGCACCAAAACCGTCATCACGGGCGATGTGAGCCAGATTGACCTGCCCAAGGCCCAACTCAGCGGGCTGGTGGAGGCCGAGCGCATTTTGAAGCGCACACCCGGTATTGCCATCACACGCCTGACCAGCCTAGACATCGTGCGCCACCCCTTGGTCGCCCGCATTGTGGACGCTTACGACGCGGCCCGCCTGAACGACCTGCCCACCTTAGCCATCCCCGAGCCAGAACCCGAGCTGCCCCGCGTGGGCCTGCCCAAAACCCGTGCGCCCAAGCGCGCCTAA
- a CDS encoding helix-turn-helix domain-containing protein, which produces MYDPIKDGIDKASGHVRYAVDRPAEELSGLVHCYWELKTERVLAEDFLLHAMPDACVNILFNQMDTEIAGVTALRTTYEVLNLGKSFHYVGIQLLPGVWQGDPQEIAHQFVGTAYAGDLPLVSTSREMATLDFLAKQEHMAKLVRWFVNAGLVVSCPVIEKILAQLDDIRTVADMAAVACLSARQLQRTLKQTTGFSPHDLLKVLRIQQSFKRHYLDLYADQSHYIHSFRKVTGYTPAKFTDKFDV; this is translated from the coding sequence ATGTACGACCCCATCAAAGACGGCATCGATAAAGCCTCTGGACACGTTCGGTACGCTGTGGACCGACCGGCAGAGGAGCTGTCGGGGCTGGTGCATTGCTACTGGGAGCTGAAGACCGAGCGCGTGCTGGCTGAGGACTTTCTGCTTCACGCCATGCCGGACGCCTGCGTGAACATTTTGTTTAACCAGATGGACACCGAGATTGCAGGTGTCACCGCTTTGCGGACGACCTACGAGGTGCTCAATCTGGGGAAGTCATTTCACTACGTCGGCATCCAACTGTTGCCCGGTGTGTGGCAGGGCGACCCGCAGGAAATTGCGCATCAGTTTGTAGGCACGGCGTATGCCGGAGACCTGCCGCTGGTATCCACCAGCCGCGAAATGGCAACGCTCGACTTTTTGGCCAAGCAAGAACACATGGCTAAATTAGTGCGGTGGTTTGTCAACGCCGGTCTGGTGGTGAGCTGCCCGGTGATCGAAAAAATCTTGGCGCAACTGGATGACATTCGCACCGTGGCCGATATGGCTGCTGTCGCCTGCCTGTCTGCGCGCCAGTTGCAGCGAACCCTCAAGCAAACCACAGGCTTTTCTCCGCACGATCTGCTCAAGGTCTTGCGCATCCAGCAATCCTTCAAGCGGCATTACCTGGATTTGTATGCGGACCAGTCGCACTACATCCATTCCTTCCGCAAAGTCACGGGCTACACCCCCGCAAAATTCACTGATAAGTTCGATGTCTGA
- a CDS encoding TMEM165/GDT1 family protein yields MEALLVSTGVVALAEIGDKTQLLAFILAARFKKPLPIIAGILCATIVNHGLAGALGAWITSAITPEVLRWVLGASFIGMAIWTLIPDKIEEEETRAAQRFGVFGATLVTFFLAEMGDKTQIATVAMAAHYASPVLVVFGTTLGMLIADVPAVFVGDKMANKIPMKLVHSIAAGIFALLGMATLLGAGAKLGF; encoded by the coding sequence ATGGAAGCCTTGTTAGTCTCTACCGGTGTTGTGGCACTTGCCGAAATCGGTGACAAAACCCAGTTGCTCGCCTTTATCTTGGCAGCGCGATTCAAAAAACCTCTCCCCATCATTGCCGGTATCTTGTGCGCCACCATCGTGAACCATGGTTTGGCAGGCGCATTGGGCGCCTGGATCACCAGTGCGATTACCCCAGAGGTTTTGCGCTGGGTATTGGGCGCATCGTTCATCGGTATGGCGATTTGGACGCTGATTCCCGACAAGATCGAAGAAGAAGAAACCCGTGCCGCCCAGCGCTTTGGCGTGTTTGGCGCCACGCTGGTGACCTTCTTTTTGGCCGAAATGGGCGACAAAACCCAAATCGCCACGGTGGCGATGGCCGCGCACTACGCGAGCCCCGTGCTCGTAGTGTTTGGCACGACGCTGGGCATGCTGATTGCCGATGTACCCGCCGTGTTTGTGGGCGACAAGATGGCCAACAAAATTCCTATGAAACTGGTGCACAGCATTGCCGCTGGCATTTTTGCGCTACTGGGCATGGCCACCCTGTTGGGGGCAGGGGCCAAGCTCGGTTTTTAA
- a CDS encoding DUF1161 domain-containing protein: MKRIVYLAALALISSQAMAAKTCEEIKTAIAAKVESHGAKNFTLEIVEPDQTGSKRVVGTCERGAKRIVYTRGKKE, translated from the coding sequence ATGAAGCGTATCGTGTACCTCGCCGCATTGGCTTTGATCAGCTCACAAGCCATGGCCGCAAAGACATGCGAGGAAATCAAGACAGCTATCGCCGCAAAGGTGGAATCACACGGTGCCAAGAACTTCACACTAGAGATTGTGGAGCCTGACCAAACGGGATCTAAACGCGTAGTAGGCACCTGTGAGCGGGGTGCGAAACGCATTGTCTACACCCGCGGCAAAAAAGAATAA